Part of the Sodalinema gerasimenkoae IPPAS B-353 genome is shown below.
ATGGCAAAATCTTTACGGGGTTTTTGTGGATGATTCCGGTGATTGGGGATATCGGTGGTTTTGTGGACTTATTCCTGATTCCTCAGATGGCCCAGGAGCGAGAAGAGGAAATTCGCGCCCGGTTGGGGGTGTCTAGTTCTGGGGTTCCTATGATGCCCTATACCTCGGTGACTCAGGTCTTAACCCCAGCCAGTCAAGATGAGCAAGTGATGAAACTGCTTCAGGTGGCCGAACGCAAGGGGGGTCAGTTGACGGTGACGCAAGCGGTGATGGCGACGGGGTTATCGTTTGATAAGGCGGAACGGTTATTGATGGAGTTGGCGAAAACGGGATATGTAGATGTGGATAATGATGTCTCGACGGGGGCAGTGGTGTATCGGTTTCGGGAGTTGTGAGTCCCTGGGGGTGGCTATTGGGCCAGCAAAGGGGCGATCGCGGCGGCCCAACCCCGGGCCCCGGCGTGAGGGGCGATTTGAGCGTTGAGATGCTGTAAGCCGGGATGAATCAGGCCTTTGTTGTTGGGGATAATAATGGGGGACTCAACGGCTTCTAGCATATCGAGGTCGTTGGGACTGTTGCCCAGGCCAATGACATGGCGGGGACGGGAGTCTTGGAACTGGTTGAGTAGCCAGCAGACGGCGGTGCCTTTGCCAGCCTGGGGGCCAATGAGATGGGAGAAGCGATCGCCCACAACCACCCGAAATCCCAGTTTCGTGACGGCCTGTTCAATCTCCCGGCTAGACTGCTGCTGGGGGGTAATAAAGGGTTCGCTAAATTCACGAGTTTGAGCCTGTTGGGCGGCTTGGGGGGAGAGGCCGGTTAAGGCGGTGAGGTCGGCAACTGTCAAATCCCCGAAACCTTGTAGACTGACTCCAAGCTGTTGACTCAGTTGTGCTAGTCCTGAACGAGCCTCAGAGTAAAGACAGCCAAATCGCTTCAGGCGATACCCTTGCCAGGATTCTGTCTCCTTCAGGTTAAACCGCTTATCCTCGGGGTGAATGAAGACGCCGCTTCCGTTCTCGATGATGAAGGGTTCTTGCAACTGTAAATCCTTGAGCAAGGGTTCGACCTCGACCCGAGTTTTACTGGTGACGGGAATGATGGGAATGTTTCGTTGTTTGAGCAGAGTGAGGGTGGGGATGGCCTCGTCAAAGCGGTAGTCATGGCTATTGAGGAGGGTTCCATCGAGGTCAGTAAATACAACTAGGGTCATGTCATCGCGTCATCAAGGGTCTGGAGTTGGCTTCGGGGTTAACCACCGCTGACGGGGGGAATGAGAACCACTTCATCGCCGTCCTGGAGGGGGGCGTCTGGCTCGACAAACTCTAGGTTAATGCCAAAACGGGTGCGATCACGCCAGGGGGCGAGATTGGGATGGTCGGCGATACAGCGATCTAAGACCGTGGAGACGGTGCTGTTGGGGGGGACGTGCCAGGTGAGTTCGTCCCTCTGATAGGCCTCTTGGTAGGCGGCAAAGAGCTTGATGACGATGGTAATGGAGTCAGACGGGGTCATGGGGATGGCTCGGGCGTGGATGCCAAGTGAAACAAAGGACTCTATAATTTCGATTAATGTACTTAAAGGTAAGACCTTAAGGAATATGGCTCGTGGAGGCAAACGGGTTGGCGCCGGTCGTCCCCCAGGAACGGGAAAATATGGGGAGCCAACGAAAGCGATGCGCTTACCCCTCAGTCTGGCTGACCAACTTTCTGAGGTGTTGGACACCTGGGGGCGATCGCGCTTCGAGGATATTGTGCCACAACTGCAACGAGTGCGCTGCAAGCCTGAGGCGTCTAACGGTTTACCGCTCTATTCTCAGGCCGTGGCGGCGGGGTTTCGGGAGCCGATGAGTGATGAGATTGAGCAGGAACTCGATTTTAATGGCTATTTAACAACTCACCCAGATGCGAGTTTTTGTGTGCGAGCCACAGGGGAGTTGATGCTGGAGGCGGGGATTCAGGCAGGGGATCTGCTGGTGGTGGATACGCTTGGGGAACCCGAGGATGGGGATCTGGTGATGGCGGTGGTGGAGACGCAGTTGATGGTGAAACGTCTCGGGCGGCAGGGCGATCGCCTCTTGTTACTATCAGAGAAGGCCCAGCAGCCCCCTCTCGTCCTCACTCCAGAGCGGGAGTTTTATATTCTGGGCCGGGTGACTCATTCCATTCATGCCTTCTGAGTCAAGGGGCTGGGGTTGTCTGCTGAGGGCGGGTTGGGCTGCCCCCTAAAAAAAACTCCGCCAGAACTGCCCCTGTCACAACAATTCCTTTACAATGTTCTGTAGAAGTTTGAAAATTCCTAAAGAATTGTAAGGAGTAGGCATGGTTAGCCTCGATCGCGTCGCGGACATTATCCGAACTGAACTCGGCGATGCTGAAGTGCAGGTTCGGGACCTCACGGGTGGCGGAGATCATCTCGAAGCCCTGATTATTTCACCGAGATTTGAAGGACTCTCATTGGTGCAACAGCATCAGTTGGTCTACGGTGCATTGCGTAGCGAATTGGCATCTGAGGCCATCCATGCTCTGGCTCTAAAAACCTATACCCCAGATAAATGGGCGGCGACGAGCCAGGTGGGCTAGGCCTTGCGGCCCCCAAATTTGACGTTTTCTTGATACCATCACTCAGTTATAGGATTATGACTCCAGAAGCTCAAAAACGAATCGATGACCTTGTGAAACAGCATAAAGTGCTGGTTTTTATGAAGGGCAATAAATTGATGCCCCAGTGCGGTTTCTCGAACAATGTCGTTCAGATGCTCAATAGTCTGGGGGTTCCCTATGAAACCGTTGATGTTTTAGAGGATTTTGAAATCCGTCAGGGGATTAAGGAATATTCCAATTGGCCCACGATTCCTCAACTCTATGTGGATGGACAGTTTGTGGGTGGCTCGGATATTGCCATTGAACTCTATCAAAACGGCGAGCTTCAGCAGATGGTAGAGGTGGCGTTGGCCTCCCAAGCCTAAGACAAGCGGCTGTTCATATGTAGCCCTTCCAGAAACTGGAAGGGCTTTTGTGATTTTGTCAAGGGGTGAGAGTATGGTTTATGTTAAGATTTGTGTTACAATTGAGAAGAACTAGATAAATTTCTAAAGAATATGAATTTTTCCAGCCTAGCCAACCTACCGGGTTACAGCATTGTTGTCGTTAGTTGTATCTTTGCGGTTCTCTGCGGGATTGTTTTTAAGGATATTTTGGAATATCAATTTGCCCAGTGGAAGGCGAAGGGCAATCCTTCCGAGATTCATTATAAGACGGGTAATTTGAAGGTGGCGTATCTGTTAACCTCTTTGTTTGCCACAATTTGCGTTTGTACGAGTTTATCGACGTTTGAGGTTCCGCCGCTGTTTGCCTATCCCCTGGGGGCAGTTGTTGTCATTCCCACAGCGATTTTAGTTTGGGTACAATTGGATTCGATGTTGTCTTTGGCGGCTCGGGAAGGGCTTGACTCAATTCGTATTGATGTGGAGATGAGCGATCGCGAGGCCTTTCAGGCGAATAAGAATAGTTAGAGTGTTATCACTCAACCCTAGATTGGTGAGATCATGAGTAACTCGATTACGGCTAAAGTTCTCGAAGAGATGGACGAATTACCCGATCATCTACAGCAGCAAGTTTTGCGGTTTGTTGAGTCCCTACGCCAAAAACACCTTGAAGAAACCTCTGGTGGTGCCTGGGATGTCCTAGCCTCCCTGACGGGTACTATTGAAGCACCAGCCGATTGGTCAGCTGAGCATGATCATTATCTCTACGGAACTCCCAAGCAGCAGCCAGAGTAATGAGTCGCGATCGTTTATTCCTTGATACCGCTTTCATTCAGGCCTTGCTCAACCCCCGCGACGATTATCATCAGCAGGCCAAAGGACTCTTTCCCCTTGTTCGCTCTGCGTCAGAAGTCTGGATCACTGAGGCTGTCCTCGTAGAAGTTGGTAACTAGCGATCAGCACTTCCTCCAAGCAGGTTTCCGCAGGTTGATGGCCTAAAAAATGCCAATAACGCTCAAAGAGACTGAAGTTCCACTGTATAGCCCCGTCTCACTCCGGCGCGATGGGATTGCAAGAGGGCGATCGCCTCTTGACGTTTTATTCCTTTTGTGGTACCGGGATTCGCCATAGCTTCCCGCTTCTTTTTGCTGTTCAGCTTAGCATTCACGGGAGGCGGAGCCTCCCCCAGAGCGTGTCACGGCTTCAGCCATGACACGAGAGCAGAGTAGGGGCGAACGACCGTTCGCCCTCTTCGCAGTCGTATGTCTTTGCTCTTACACTGCACCCACTAATTCCGCTTCCGACGGGGGCGTTTCCGCATCGGCTTCTCCCAACACTTCACAGGAATTGCCAGGACTTTCAATCAGTTTCACCTTATATAAACTCGCCCCCAACTCGCGAATCGGTTGAGTTAAAATATCGCGAATGTGCAGGACAAAATTCTCAGTGGTGGGGACAAGTTTCTCGAAATGGGGAATGTCATAATTCAGAAACGTATGGTCGAAGGGTTCGGCGACCAAATCCTCAATCAGTTGATTTAAGGCCCCTAAATCAACCAGCATTCCGGTGCGTTGATCCATCTCACCCGTCACCGTCACCTCTAAATTGTAGTTGTGACCATGACCGTGGGGATAGGCACATTTGCCATAAATCGCATCATTTTCATCGTCGCTGGCATCCGGGATGGCCAGACGATGGGCCGCGCTAAAATGAGTGCAGGTGGTTAAATGGGCCTCCCAGCCGTTGCCGAAATAATCGGCCCATAAATCAGGATGTTCTGAAAGCTGAATTTTAACCAAGGGGAGATAGTTTTCCAGTCGCTGCCAAATCACCCGTGCTACATTTTCGGTGGTGGGTAAGGTTTCTTTAAATTCGGGCCAGACTTCATTCAAAAAGGAAAAATCAAGCTGACTGGTGACTTCCCGTTTAATATCATGTTTGATATTTGAGAGGTTTAGCACCATGCCATACTCATCGAGTTCTCCGGCCATAGATACATAGAGGACATAGTTATGACCATGGCCATGAACATTCGCACAAGCCCCGAACTGGCGGCGATTCTCGGCTTCGCTCAGTTCCGGGAGCCAGTAGCGGTGACCGGCGGAAAATTGGGCGCGACGATTGATGATACAGTCCATAAATCTTAGGGGGTGACAAGCGTGATGGTGGGAGTACGAGCTTTTTTGAAGTTTTGTAAAGCTGTTTTCAATTGTAGCGAAGATCTCAAGCAAACTGGAGTCGTAACCGAAAAAAAACGGGGGAGGCTGATCGCCACCGGGAGAGAGTTCCCCGGCAAACGGTACACTGAAAGCAGCGTAAGCGATCGTTTGACCCAATCGGAGAAAATCAGAATGACTGTTTCTACTGTAGCGTCTTCGTCCTTGGCTGAAAGCGCCCATCGAACCCGTCAGGCGGCGCAACAGTTAGGATATCTCAGCAGTGATGCTAAAAATGCCGCCATCGAGGCGATGGCCGATGCCCTGGAACTGGCGGCGACGGAGATTTTACAAGCCAATGCGGCGGACTGTGAGGCGGCCGAGCAAGAGGGCTTGCCAAAGCCTCTGTACGATCGCCTCAAACTGAGTGAAAGTAAACTGCAAGGGGCGATCGCCGGCGTGCGGGATGTGGGCAAACTCCCGGATCCCGTCGGTATGGCCCAACTCCACCGAGAACTCGATGACGGGCTGGTTCTCAAACGCATTACCTGTCCCCTGGGTGTCTTAGGCGTGATTTTTGAGGCCCGCCCCGATGCCGCGATTCAAATTGCCAGCCTGGCTCTCAAATCCGGGAATGGGGTCATTTTCAAAGGGGGCAAAGAAGCCAGTCACTCCTGCCAAGCCATCGTCGCCGCCATCCATCGCGGCTTAGACTATGCGGGACTTCCCACCGATGCCATTCAACTGCTGACGACTCGCGAAGAAATCCTGGAACTCCTGCAACTCGACTCCATGGTGGATTTAATTATCCCTCGGGGATCGAACGCCTTTGTCCGGTTTGTGCAAGACAATACCCGGATTCCTGTATTGGGCCATGCCGATGGGATTTGTCATATCTTCATCGACCAAAGTGCCGTACTCGATAAAGCTATCCCCATTGTGGTGGATGCTAAAACCCAATATCCCGCCGCCTGTAACGCCGTGGAAACCCTGTTAATCCATCAAGGGGTTGCCAAAGCCTTTTTACCGCCCTTGGCCGCCGCCTTGCGGGAGAAAGGGGTGAGCTTGCGGGGGGATGCGATCGCCCAGGAGATTGTCGAGATGGAGGCGGCAACGGAAGACGACTGGCAAACCGAATATAGCGATTTAGTCCTAGCCATTCGCGTGGTGGACTCACTGGCGGCGGCGATCGCCCATATCAACACCTATGGCTCCCGTCATACCGATGCCATTGTCAGCGAAGCCTCGCAAGCGGTGGATAACTTTTTTGCCCAAGTCGATGCGGCGGGAGTCTTCCATAACTGTTCGACTCGCTTTGCCGATGGCTTCCGCTATGGCTTTGGGGCAGAAGTGGGCATTAGTACCCAACAACTCCCCCCTCGGGGCCCAGTGGGCTTAGAAGGCCTGGTGACCTATAAATACCAGGTGGTGGGTAATGGTCATATTGCCGCCACCTACAGCGGGGAAGATGCCCGAAGCTTTAGCCATCGGGATCTCTAACCGCTCAGTCTGAGCCGTTGTGGCCCTGAGAGAACAGGCATAGTCCTGAGGCCCACCTCAAACACACTCCGATACAAAGGGAGCATTGAGCGTGCCGTTGCACGGCATTAAACCTATGAAACGAATGTTAAACCTATGGCAATGGAGCCGTTCGGGCTGGGGGCGCTGGTGCAGTTGGTTTCTCCTCTCCTTAAGCCTGACTTTAGCCAGTGCCAGTCTGATTCCGGCGTTGGCTCAAGATCCAGGGGGGCCAAGCTTTCCTCGCATCACCCGCCCCAGGGAAAGTTTTTGTCCTCCCTCGGCCCTATCGCGGCTGCGATCGCATACCGTCGCCCCCGGAGAAACCCTAGAGGCGATCGCCGCTGAGTATGATCTGTTTACCACGACCCTGATGGGAATGAATCCCCAGGTGCGCAATGGTGTGGTTCGCCCAGGAATGCGGCTGAGGATTCCTCCCTACGATGGTATTGAAGTTAATGTGAGTCGGGGAGAGATGTGGGAGGATTTAGCCCAGGAGTATAACGTGCGGGCCGATGTTCTTTTTGAAGCCAACAACTGCAATCCGCCCACGGATATCGCCTTTATCCCCGGAGCCAACTGGTATCCCCACCGAGACACCCCTGATGTCCCATCTGAGGATGGGGAAACGCCAAGCATCGCGGTTCTGCCAGAATATCCTCTCCCCAGGGTAGTCGAGGCCCTCCTTGGCTATGGCTGGGTCTTACCCCCCGGCTCAACTCAAGTGATTTTCCATAGTGGCGTGGACTTACCCGCCGAGGAAGGTACTCCCGTCAGGGTCAGTGATGATGGTATTGTTGCCTTTGCTGGAGTCCAGGACCCCTATGGCAATTTGGTGGTGATCAACCATAGCCAAGGGCGTCAAACCCGCTATGCTCATCTGCAAACCCTGGAGGTGGAACGGGGCGAGTTTGTCGATGCGGGACAACCCGTAGGAACCGTGGGAACCACCGGAGAGCCGGATGTTCCCCAACCCCATCTCCATTTTGAAGTTCGCAATAACTCCGAACTGGGGTGGGTGGCCCAAAACCCCGCAACTTACCTGTAACGGATAATGGACTCATGCTGAGCAAAATCCAGGACATTGGTAATTTTTGCCGAGAATTTGGCATCATGGCTGCCGAGACTCGAATCAAGATGTAGTGTAGAGAAGGGTGGGTTTCGCAAACCTGTCTAGTGGTCTTGTCCCCAGTCTGGCTCCCGTCCCTTCCCCCCCCTTAGACCTTCACGGAATTGGCGAATGGCTGTTTACGCGCCTAGCACTGTTCTCGCTTGGAACATCGCCGCGATCGAGGCAAAATCCGGTCATGCGAGCGAGATTTCCCCGGCTCATCTCTTGCTGGGACTTTGTAAACTCTGCGATCTTGACTTAGAACGGTTTTGTCCGCGACAGATTCGCGACAATCCCATGCAAAAGCGAGATTTTCGTAGTGATATCCAAGTCTTACAACAATGGTTTGATACTTGGGGACTCGATCGCAGCAATTTCCGCCGTCGTCTGCGATCGCAAATCTCAGCGGCGACTCCCCTACCCGTCCATCAGGGCATTATGCACCGAGATGCCCATGCGCGCCAGGTATTTGTCCGGGCGGAGGAACTCTCGGCCCTACAATCTCTCGATGAGGCGGTGGTGCGTCCCTATCACCTCTTGCAAGCTCTCTGTGAACTGAGTAATACTCCCTGGGATGACCTGCTCTCAGAAATGAGTGCTTGTGGGGTGGATACGCCCTTCGGGGATGGGGCAGAATGGGCCCTGGATGCGCTCCCGGCTGATCCTCATTTACTCCTAGATGGAGATCCCCTCTATCAAGATTTGGAAAAACCGGCCACGCCGCTGCTGGACTGTTTTGGCCGGGATTTGTCGGAGTTGGCCCGTAAATGTCAACTCGATCCGGTGGTGGGGCGACAGACGGAGATTCTGGCCCTGGCTAGTATCTTGATGCAGAAGCGCAAACGCAATGCGATTCTGGTGGGAGATCCCGGTGTGGGAAAAACCTGCATTGTCGAAGGCTTAACCCAATGGCTAGCCAGTTCGTCGGGGCCCCCGGAGGCCCTGCGCCAAAAACGAGTGGTGGAAGTCTCCATGGCGTCGCTGTTGGCGGGTTCTAAATATCGCGGCGAGTTTGAGGAGCGGATTCAGGCCCTGATTCGCGAAGCCAGTGCGGCGGCGGATACGATTGTGTTTATTGATGAAATCCATACGGTGTTAGGGGCCGGGGGAACTGGGGCCAGTGATGCGGCGAATATCCTCAAACCGGCCCTGGCCCGGGGAGAAATTCACTGCATTGGCGCGACAACGGTTCGGGAATATCGCCAGACCATTGAGAAGGATGGGGCGTTGGAACGACGCTTTCAGGTGGTGTGGGTGTCAGAACCCACTGCGGAGGAGACCCAGGCGATTTTGCAGGGGTTGCGATCGCAGTTTGAGCGTCACCATGATCTGAAAATTCATGATAGCGCCCTAACCGCAGCTGTGGAGTTGACGGGCCGCTATGTGAGTGATGCCCGTTTCCCCGATAAAGCCATTGATGTGATTGATCGCGCCTGTGCTGAGGCCCGTTTAGACTCCGGGGGAATGTTAGCTCAGAAAGGGGTTCCCCTCTCGGGGCCGCGTTCGATTAGTCGCAGTGATATTGCCCGAGTGGTGGCCCATCAATGTCGTTTACCCCTCGAACAGATTTCTGAAGATGAGCGATCGCGCCTATTACGACTCGAAAGTTCCCTGCGTAAACAGGTGATGGGACAGGATGAGGCGATCGCCACGGTGGCCGACACCATTCGCACGGCTCGGGCCGGCCTAAAAGCACCGCAAAAACCGGTAGGGGCCTTTTTATTTGTCGGGCCAACGGGAACCGGCAAAACCCAATTAGCCCAGGCCTTGGCGGAGTTTCTCTTTGACAGTCCCCTGAAACTGATTCGGGTGGATATGTCCGAATATATGGAGCCGAGTTCCATTTCCCGTTTAATTGGCGCTCCTCCGGGATATATCGGCCATGAAGGGGAAGGCCAGTTAACGGGAGCGGTTCGCACTCACCCCTATAGTGTGGTGCTATTCGATGAGATTGAGAAAGCCCATCCCCAGGTGTTGGATTTATTCCTGCAAATTTTAGATGAAGGGCGACTGACAGATAGTCATGGAAATCAAGTGTCCTTCCGGGAAACCATTATTATCATGACCTCCAACCTAGGCGCTGGGGTTAGTTCTCAGGGACACCTGGGCTTTGGCGTAGAGAGTGGGAGTTCGGTAGAGGGCGATCGGCAACGCGATCGCGAGACCATTTTCAAGAGTTTACGGCAATCTCTGCGGCCGGAACTCCTAAACCGGATTGGACAAATTGTCTATTTCGATCCGCTCTCCCTGGAAACCTTACGAGAAATTGTCGAGAAAGTGATTGAGCAAGTCCGCCAACGCTTGCAACGGCAACATCTACGGCTCAAGCTGACGGAAACCGCCTATGAGTTACTGATGGAACAGGGCTATAACACTGAGTTCGGCGCTCGGGAGATTGAGCGGACGGTGGAACGGCTACTGGTGCGTCCTCTGAGTCGAGCCATTCTCAGTGGTCAGTTTTCGCCCCATTCTCTGATTTGTGTCGATGCGCGGGAGAATCAGTTGCATTTTGAGGCCATTCCCCTGCGGCGACGGAAACGGGTTAAAACGGCGCTGAAGGGAGAGTAGAGGGAAGTTTTGAGGATTAGCCGACAGGAAGCTCAGCCTCGTCGACGCTGTTGGTCATCTCGACCTCGGTGCGGCCGTCTGGGTTCCTGATAAATTCGGCAAGTAGGCTCTCAATCACCTCCACAATCCGACGAACGGCTTCTGGTTCAATCGATGGGGTTTTGAAGCCATGACTGAACTGATGGCGTCGGGGAAGCAGAGTGTGCAAATCCTGGTAGTCTTGGCGAGATAAGACCCCTTCAAACAGCATAACTTTAATCAGATAGGCGCAATCCCTATGTTTGAGCCGAATCTCCTCTTGCTCAGCGATGAGTCTGAGGGTGGCTTCGAGTAGGGCCCAACTGTAGAGCCAGGCGGGTTCTGGGGTTTGCTCAATTAACGGTTTTAAGGTCTGGAGTCGGGCTAAAATCTCGTCCTTTGGCCAACTGGGTTCGTGCTCTTGAGGCTGGGGTGGCTCGGCTAGGAGAAGCAAATCCAATCTCCAGTTGTCATGCTGTTCTACCTCTTGGGTGAGTTGGGCCAGTTGAGGGGAGCCAACGTCCTTGCGGGAGGTCACTTTAACGATGATGAGTTCACCACCTCGACGCAGGAGGAGATCAGGAGCATAGGTGGTAACGAACTCGGGAGTCAGCCCCAAGGTATCTTGGAGAGGTTCAGAGGCAGAAACCGATTCATATCCTTGGTGGCGATAGTCTTGCTCCAAGTCGAGTAATTCTTTATCTCGCTCTGGGTTACTTAAACAGTCCATAGTTCTAACACCTTTTGCTTGGGATATTGACTAATCGAAATATATAAAAACTCCTGATTTTTAGATAATTCTTGTTCCAATACTAACGATGGATTTCTGATTTTAAAGGTTTTATCCAGTTGTCTTTTACAAATGAAAATATCCGTAATTTGGACATCATCATCATAAATTAGTCCAATTAAGGCATCTTGAATCGGCTTAACAATGTTATCAATATCCAACTCATGATTTTGATAAAAATAAATAACTTGTAGGGCCAATAGACCCGTCAAGGGAGGAGATCCGTCCGACCACCCTATCTCAGCTGCCTGACGAACCTGCTGTTTCCATACTTTCAGTCGTTGTCGTCGCCGAGTTTGTTGAGATACCGGGGGACCTTCGACTGTAAACTCGAATGTTCTCAATTTAATCGCTCTCTGTCATCAAGACCCCCTCTAAGTCTAGCGACTCAGAGGGGAAGGTGGCTAGAACCAATCACCCACTAGAACGCCGGACCGATCGCAAAATAGGCCCGGAAGTCACCGCGATCGTTGACCCCCGCTGTGATGCGGAGAGTATCAACGATGGGGACATCTAAATCCAGGAAGTGCAAGCCAACACTAAACCCGAACCCATCTCCCGGTTCATTGCGGACTTCCGAGGGACGACCAATCACATCAGAGGCGGAGTCGAAATCAGTGACATATTGCACCCCCAAACTGCCGCGCATTTCCTCGAAGAAGCCCCCCGGTGTCACCGCAATCGGGAAGCGATATTCCAGACGCGCTTGGATGAAGCTACTGGCGGTTCCGACGTCACCTTGGCCATAGCCTCGGGCGGAGTTGAATCCCCCGAGATTAAAGGCTTCATAGCCGGGGACATCCCCGAGAATGGTTCCTCCTTGCAGTCCAAACACGAGGGTGCGGGGTCCTTCGGCAAATCCGAACAGGTTGACGGGGAGATATTGCACATAACCGGCACTCAGACGATTAAAGTCCAGGCTACTGGTTCCAATAGGAATCGATTGTTCTGTGCCAAATTGAAAGACATTGCCGGAGATGGGAAAGCCATACTCATCGCGGTTAACGTTGTCTTGTAGGGCAAATAGACTCAGCAGTACGAGGTCATCTTTGCCATCGTTGCTGGCCGAGAGGCGATTCCCTTCTTCATCTACGGGAAAGAGGTTATCGGTAAAGGCTCGGTTTTGGATGCGGATTTTCTCGTAGCTGAGTCCCGGCATAACAACGGTGTTGCTGCTGATGGGAACGACAACTTGGGTTTCAAAACCAAGACGGTTCACCCAGGGTTCCTGTTCGTCACCCACAGGGAGAAATACCTCCCGCACATCGTCATCGTCACCATCGCTGAGAAAGGCATCGTCGCGAGTGTTGTTGAAGTTAGCAGAGAGGCGGTAGCCAACGCGCCGGCCCTCTCCATTGCGATCGCCACTGAAGGCGGCTTGAGTATAGGTCACATCAGCCCCGGCGAGAAATTCTCCACCCCGGCCCGTGAAGACAATCGATCGCCCCTCGCCGTCGCGATAGCCAGCACGCAGGCCGGCAAAAATCCCCTCCGCATTCTGAATGCCAAAGTCACCCCCGAGGAAAAAGCCGGATTCTAAACGGTCGAGGAGTTCTGGGGAATAGACTTCGGGCCGTTGTCTAGGAATGGGCCCGAGGATGGGGACAAAACGCGTGGGACTATCGGATTCAATCCGCAACCGCTGGGCCAGTTGGGGAACGTCAGGGCTGGATTGGCTTTCAAAGGATGTATTGGGCAGATTGGACGCTGATGAGACCGTCGAGGCGATCGCCGGTTGGCCACACAGAAGCGCACCGAGGGCAATTCCCCAAGGATAGAGCGATTTCGACGGATGAAGTTGCATGGGCATACAGTCACTCCCCTAACCAGGTTCTAATGGGTTATCTGAGGCGTTTCCAGGAAATACCATCAGGTTACACCCAAGATACTACCGACTCTTGGAGATGGCTAGGTGAACCTGGGAGCAAACTGTAGCAATTTGAGATGATTGGGGCGTTTGGCTAGGCACGTTGCAATAGGGCCGCCGGATTGGGAATTGAGGCAATCAGTTGCCGGGTATAGTCCCGTTCTGGCTCACGATAGACTCGGTCAGCGGCGCCAATTTCTTCGATTTTGCCTTGGTTCATGACCATGATGCGATCGCTCATAAACTTCACCACACTCAGATCATGGGAGATGAAGATATAGGTCAAGCCAAACTCATCTTGCAGTTGTCGCAAGAGATTTAAGACTTGGGCCTGTACGGAGACATCGAGGGCGGAGACGGACTCGTCA
Proteins encoded:
- a CDS encoding RusA family crossover junction endodeoxyribonuclease, which translates into the protein MRTFEFTVEGPPVSQQTRRRQRLKVWKQQVRQAAEIGWSDGSPPLTGLLALQVIYFYQNHELDIDNIVKPIQDALIGLIYDDDVQITDIFICKRQLDKTFKIRNPSLVLEQELSKNQEFLYISISQYPKQKVLELWTV
- a CDS encoding ATP-dependent Clp protease ATP-binding subunit: MAVYAPSTVLAWNIAAIEAKSGHASEISPAHLLLGLCKLCDLDLERFCPRQIRDNPMQKRDFRSDIQVLQQWFDTWGLDRSNFRRRLRSQISAATPLPVHQGIMHRDAHARQVFVRAEELSALQSLDEAVVRPYHLLQALCELSNTPWDDLLSEMSACGVDTPFGDGAEWALDALPADPHLLLDGDPLYQDLEKPATPLLDCFGRDLSELARKCQLDPVVGRQTEILALASILMQKRKRNAILVGDPGVGKTCIVEGLTQWLASSSGPPEALRQKRVVEVSMASLLAGSKYRGEFEERIQALIREASAAADTIVFIDEIHTVLGAGGTGASDAANILKPALARGEIHCIGATTVREYRQTIEKDGALERRFQVVWVSEPTAEETQAILQGLRSQFERHHDLKIHDSALTAAVELTGRYVSDARFPDKAIDVIDRACAEARLDSGGMLAQKGVPLSGPRSISRSDIARVVAHQCRLPLEQISEDERSRLLRLESSLRKQVMGQDEAIATVADTIRTARAGLKAPQKPVGAFLFVGPTGTGKTQLAQALAEFLFDSPLKLIRVDMSEYMEPSSISRLIGAPPGYIGHEGEGQLTGAVRTHPYSVVLFDEIEKAHPQVLDLFLQILDEGRLTDSHGNQVSFRETIIIMTSNLGAGVSSQGHLGFGVESGSSVEGDRQRDRETIFKSLRQSLRPELLNRIGQIVYFDPLSLETLREIVEKVIEQVRQRLQRQHLRLKLTETAYELLMEQGYNTEFGAREIERTVERLLVRPLSRAILSGQFSPHSLICVDARENQLHFEAIPLRRRKRVKTALKGE
- a CDS encoding BamA/TamA family outer membrane protein encodes the protein MPMQLHPSKSLYPWGIALGALLCGQPAIASTVSSASNLPNTSFESQSSPDVPQLAQRLRIESDSPTRFVPILGPIPRQRPEVYSPELLDRLESGFFLGGDFGIQNAEGIFAGLRAGYRDGEGRSIVFTGRGGEFLAGADVTYTQAAFSGDRNGEGRRVGYRLSANFNNTRDDAFLSDGDDDDVREVFLPVGDEQEPWVNRLGFETQVVVPISSNTVVMPGLSYEKIRIQNRAFTDNLFPVDEEGNRLSASNDGKDDLVLLSLFALQDNVNRDEYGFPISGNVFQFGTEQSIPIGTSSLDFNRLSAGYVQYLPVNLFGFAEGPRTLVFGLQGGTILGDVPGYEAFNLGGFNSARGYGQGDVGTASSFIQARLEYRFPIAVTPGGFFEEMRGSLGVQYVTDFDSASDVIGRPSEVRNEPGDGFGFSVGLHFLDLDVPIVDTLRITAGVNDRGDFRAYFAIGPAF